A genomic stretch from Gemmatimonadota bacterium includes:
- a CDS encoding aminotransferase class I/II-fold pyridoxal phosphate-dependent enzyme → WAVGAGSSDLLFAIGHAYVREGTEVVESLPGFGFITRFAGVANAEPVRVPLLEGMKPDLNGLSAAVTDRTAMVVVTTPGNPTGQLTPMSQLRPFVESIPERVLVLVDEAYIEFAENEADREGAASLVADHPNVIVTRTFSKVFGMAGMRVGYAVAQPEVIERIGRHRANTLTLLSTHAASAALDDTDHLRRSQELVSRGKRYFYEQLDAMGIEYAPSESSFVMMNMKTDVDELVRRLREEHNVLVGNARARWNIEGWIRVTAGLPEENEAFIAALKKVLVSS, encoded by the coding sequence GTGGGCGGTGGGCGCCGGGTCGTCGGATCTGCTGTTCGCCATCGGTCACGCTTACGTTCGCGAGGGCACGGAGGTCGTGGAAAGCCTGCCGGGATTCGGTTTCATCACCCGGTTCGCCGGCGTGGCCAACGCGGAACCGGTTCGGGTTCCCTTGCTGGAAGGCATGAAACCCGATCTGAACGGTCTCAGCGCGGCCGTGACCGACCGGACCGCCATGGTCGTCGTGACCACCCCCGGCAATCCCACGGGCCAGTTGACCCCTATGTCGCAGTTAAGGCCCTTTGTGGAGTCGATCCCCGAGCGTGTACTGGTCCTCGTCGATGAAGCCTATATCGAATTCGCAGAGAACGAGGCAGACCGCGAAGGCGCGGCGTCGCTGGTCGCGGATCACCCGAACGTCATCGTGACGCGCACTTTTTCCAAGGTCTTCGGCATGGCTGGCATGCGGGTGGGATATGCAGTCGCCCAACCGGAGGTGATCGAGCGGATCGGCCGCCACCGGGCCAACACGCTCACCCTGCTGTCCACCCACGCCGCGTCTGCGGCCCTCGACGACACGGACCACCTGAGGCGGTCACAGGAACTGGTAAGCCGGGGGAAACGCTATTTCTACGAGCAGCTGGACGCCATGGGCATCGAATACGCGCCCAGCGAGTCGAGCTTCGTGATGATGAATATGAAGACCGACGTGGACGAACTCGTCCGCCGGCTGCGCGAGGAACACAACGTCCTGGTGGGCAACGCGAGGGCGCGCTGGAATATCGAAGGCTGGATCCGTGTTACCGCCGGCCTGCCCGAGGAGAACGAGGCGTTCATCGCTGCGCTTAAGAAGGTGCTGGTGAGCAGTTAG
- a CDS encoding type II toxin-antitoxin system HicB family antitoxin produces the protein MLLYPVILEADDDSVLVTSPDFPEHTTFGKDREEAIARAVDALEEAIAARVHDGLDIPLPSRGRDTAKLPTLTAVKVMLYRGMREQGVGKAELARHLGWHLPQVDRVLDVQHKSRMDQMDAAMGAIGRHLYVRDSLH, from the coding sequence ATGCTTCTATATCCGGTAATACTCGAAGCAGACGATGATTCCGTATTGGTTACGTCACCGGACTTTCCGGAACATACGACGTTCGGAAAGGACCGGGAGGAGGCAATCGCCCGTGCAGTCGACGCGCTGGAGGAGGCGATCGCAGCCCGCGTACATGACGGCCTGGACATCCCATTGCCGTCCAGGGGACGGGACACCGCCAAGTTACCGACACTCACTGCCGTCAAGGTGATGCTGTACCGGGGTATGAGAGAACAGGGTGTTGGCAAGGCGGAACTGGCCCGGCACCTCGGCTGGCACCTACCGCAGGTGGACCGGGTACTGGACGTGCAGCACAAATCCCGCATGGACCAGATGGACGCGGCCATGGGCGCTATCGGCCGGCACCTGTACGTGCGGGATTCCCTTCACTAG
- a CDS encoding FtsX-like permease family protein, with product MIRNYLTVALRNLLRHKGYSAINVLGLAIGMASCVLILLYMQDELAYDQHHEKKDRIYRIAESATITGRSIEAAVTPPPWAPVLARDYPEIELYTRIKPPGSRWLIRYEENRFYERYFIFADSSVFDIFTIPLVQGNPATALVEPHTVVLSESMAEKYFGDENPIGKVITGDDLYEFTVTGIMRDMPRTSHFHFDFLASFTTLAPNQLYYSDPDDIQNGGFNHDLYTYLLLREGATREEMESRFRPFLDKYLGETLQSAGIEANPYLQPLTEIYLHSNIEAELRPNSDIRYVYIFTSLAVFILVIACVNFMNLSTARSARRAQEVGIRKVLGAQRIQLIRQFIGESVLLALLALVIALALVHLLLPQFILLSGKDVVMDYGSTWLVPALAAITLFVGFAAGGYPAFLLSSFRPVAVLTGALKTGASHSVLRKVLITFQFSVSILMMVGTAVVLSQLEFMQNKRLGFESDHLAVVRMPDEAALGGYGAYKNAVLQYPEILQVSTSSSVPGAQTSLNLLTPEGLPPDQSPVFQTIWGDFDFAETMGFELAAGRTFDTAFATDSSACLINETAVRALGWEDAIDKTFRFAGSPETAPSHRVIGVMRDFHQHSLRQPIEPLMILFNAPGPYMVIRMRGEDPRRGMEILQDQWRQTYPNHPAMEISFLDANLEQLYSAEQRLGSVFIAGAALSMLIACLGLLGLSSYMAEQRTREIGIRKVLGATIPNVIVLLSADFTKLVLLAFVIGAPVGYLAMGAWLEDFPYRVELGIGVFVLAGLAALIISWLTVGYQAFKAATANPADAVHGE from the coding sequence ATGATCCGAAACTACCTGACCGTCGCCTTACGAAACCTGCTCAGGCACAAGGGCTATTCGGCCATCAACGTCCTCGGGCTGGCCATCGGCATGGCGAGCTGCGTGCTGATCCTGCTCTACATGCAGGACGAACTCGCCTACGACCAGCATCATGAGAAAAAAGACCGTATCTACCGCATCGCGGAATCCGCCACGATAACGGGTCGGTCGATCGAAGCGGCCGTCACGCCCCCGCCCTGGGCGCCGGTCCTTGCGCGGGACTATCCGGAAATCGAGCTATACACCCGGATCAAGCCGCCGGGTTCCCGTTGGCTCATCCGGTATGAGGAGAATCGATTCTACGAGCGGTACTTCATTTTCGCGGACTCGTCGGTCTTCGACATCTTCACCATCCCGCTCGTACAGGGGAACCCCGCGACCGCCCTGGTCGAACCGCATACCGTGGTGTTGTCCGAGTCCATGGCCGAGAAGTACTTCGGAGACGAGAACCCGATCGGGAAGGTGATCACGGGGGACGACCTCTACGAGTTCACCGTGACGGGTATCATGCGGGACATGCCGCGGACCTCCCACTTCCATTTCGATTTCCTGGCTTCCTTCACCACGCTGGCGCCGAACCAACTGTACTACAGCGATCCAGACGACATTCAGAATGGCGGGTTCAACCACGACCTGTATACCTATCTGCTGCTCCGGGAAGGCGCCACGCGCGAGGAAATGGAATCCAGGTTCCGCCCGTTCCTGGACAAATACCTCGGCGAAACGCTCCAATCCGCAGGCATAGAAGCCAACCCCTACCTGCAGCCGCTCACGGAGATCTACCTGCATTCCAATATCGAAGCCGAGTTGCGTCCCAACAGCGACATCCGTTATGTCTATATCTTCACGTCCCTGGCCGTCTTCATTCTCGTCATCGCCTGCGTGAATTTCATGAACCTGTCCACCGCCCGGTCCGCCCGCAGGGCGCAGGAGGTCGGGATCCGGAAGGTCCTGGGCGCCCAGCGGATCCAGTTGATCCGGCAGTTCATCGGCGAATCGGTACTGCTCGCGCTGCTCGCGCTGGTCATCGCCCTCGCTCTGGTGCACCTGCTGCTGCCGCAATTCATCCTGCTGTCCGGCAAGGACGTGGTCATGGACTACGGTTCGACGTGGCTGGTTCCGGCCCTGGCGGCTATCACGCTTTTTGTCGGTTTCGCCGCCGGAGGATATCCCGCCTTCCTGCTCTCTTCCTTCAGGCCGGTGGCCGTGCTGACCGGCGCGCTGAAGACCGGCGCCTCCCATTCGGTACTCAGGAAGGTACTGATCACCTTCCAGTTCAGCGTCTCTATCCTCATGATGGTGGGCACGGCCGTGGTCCTCAGCCAGTTGGAGTTCATGCAGAACAAGCGGTTGGGATTCGAAAGCGATCACCTGGCGGTCGTCCGCATGCCGGACGAAGCGGCCCTCGGGGGGTATGGGGCCTACAAGAATGCGGTGCTGCAGTATCCCGAGATCCTGCAGGTGAGTACTTCGAGCAGCGTACCCGGCGCGCAGACCAGCCTGAACCTGTTGACGCCCGAGGGGTTGCCGCCCGACCAGAGCCCGGTGTTCCAGACGATCTGGGGGGACTTCGACTTCGCGGAAACCATGGGATTCGAGCTGGCCGCGGGACGTACGTTCGACACCGCCTTCGCCACCGATTCATCGGCCTGCCTGATCAACGAGACCGCCGTCCGCGCTCTGGGTTGGGAAGACGCGATCGACAAGACCTTCCGGTTCGCGGGTTCGCCGGAAACCGCCCCGTCGCACCGGGTGATCGGCGTCATGAGGGACTTCCACCAGCACTCGCTGCGCCAACCCATTGAACCCCTTATGATCCTGTTCAACGCGCCCGGGCCGTACATGGTCATCCGGATGCGGGGGGAGGACCCGCGACGGGGCATGGAGATCCTGCAGGACCAGTGGAGGCAAACCTATCCGAACCACCCGGCCATGGAGATCTCCTTTCTCGACGCGAACCTTGAGCAACTGTACTCCGCCGAACAACGGCTGGGCAGCGTATTCATCGCCGGCGCCGCGCTTTCCATGCTGATCGCCTGCCTGGGCCTCCTGGGCCTTTCGTCCTACATGGCCGAACAGCGGACTCGGGAGATCGGGATCCGCAAGGTCCTCGGCGCAACCATACCGAACGTTATCGTGCTATTGTCCGCGGACTTTACGAAGCTGGTCCTGCTGGCCTTCGTGATCGGCGCCCCCGTGGGATACCTCGCCATGGGCGCGTGGCTCGAGGACTTCCCTTACCGCGTCGAACTGGGTATCGGCGTTTTCGTACTGGCCGGTCTGGCCGCGCTGATCATTTCCTGGCTGACGGTGGGATACCAGGCGTTCAAGGCGGCCACGGCCAACCCGGCGGACGCGGTGCATGGGGAGTGA
- a CDS encoding FtsX-like permease family protein has product MLKNYMTVVLRHLLKYKGYSAINVLGLAIGMASCVLIMLYVQDELSYDGFHEKSDRIYRLVESATVAGRPVEAAVTPPPWAPALATDYPGIEAYTRIKPPNSRWLIRYDDKRFYERYFIFADSSVFDVFTLPLVQGKAETALAEPHTVVLSQSMADKYFGNENPIGKVITGDGRYEFTITGIMKDMPANSHFHADFLASYASLAPHRLYGEPSSMQGNAFNHTLYTYFLLEDGYGPETLERELPGFLDRYLGELLKSIGIVATPYLQPVTDIHLHSSLEGEIAPNSDIRYVYIFSSLAVFLLLIACVNFMNLSTARSARRAQEVGIRKVLGAQRQQLIKQFVGESVLYAVIALVFALGLVHLLLPQFNALSGKSLVMDYQSTWLAPVLLGIALFTGIVAGGYPAFVLSSFRPVAVLTGALKAGASGSLLRKVLISFQFIVSIVMIVGTVVIHDQLAYMQNKKLGFDKDHLVVVRLPDEDAIKGYPAYKNAALQYPEIVNVSSATSVPGSPPSLNLVTPEGVQEDESPLYQMIWTDYDFVETMDINLVSGRSFSREFGSDSTACLINEAAVRALGWENPIGKTYRITGASDDEPMLSVIGVMEDFHNQSLHQPIEPLMIQVISEPSAFMVIRIQGSNVSRGLEVIQEQWQRIYPGHPAMEYTFLDEDLEQLYQAEQRLGSVFVAGAVLSILIACLGLLGLSSFMAEQRTREIGVRKVLGATITNVILLLSRDFTKLVLLAFVVGTPASYYVIQAWLEGFPYRIEPGPGVFILAGLAALSIAWLTVGYQAFKAATANPADAVHAE; this is encoded by the coding sequence TTGCTCAAAAACTACATGACCGTCGTATTAAGACATCTGCTGAAGTACAAGGGCTATTCGGCGATCAACGTCCTGGGGCTGGCCATCGGTATGGCCAGCTGTGTGCTGATCATGCTCTACGTGCAGGACGAACTCAGCTACGACGGGTTTCATGAAAAGAGCGACCGGATATACCGTCTGGTGGAATCCGCGACGGTGGCGGGCAGGCCTGTCGAGGCCGCGGTCACGCCCCCGCCCTGGGCTCCGGCACTCGCGACGGACTATCCTGGGATCGAAGCGTACACCCGGATCAAGCCGCCGAATTCCCGCTGGCTGATCCGGTATGATGACAAGCGGTTCTACGAACGGTACTTCATCTTCGCGGATTCATCGGTTTTCGATGTTTTCACGCTCCCTCTCGTCCAGGGCAAAGCCGAAACGGCCCTGGCCGAACCTCATACAGTGGTACTGTCGCAGTCCATGGCGGACAAGTACTTCGGGAATGAAAATCCGATCGGCAAGGTGATTACCGGGGATGGCCGCTATGAGTTTACGATCACAGGCATCATGAAGGACATGCCGGCGAACTCGCACTTCCACGCCGACTTCCTGGCTTCCTACGCCTCGCTGGCGCCGCACAGGCTTTATGGGGAGCCCTCCTCGATGCAGGGGAACGCATTCAACCATACGCTGTACACCTATTTTCTGCTGGAAGACGGTTACGGGCCCGAAACCCTTGAGAGAGAACTCCCCGGGTTTCTGGACAGATACCTGGGTGAATTGCTGAAATCCATCGGCATTGTGGCCACACCCTACCTGCAGCCAGTCACCGATATCCATCTGCATTCCAGCCTGGAAGGTGAAATCGCGCCAAACAGCGATATCCGTTACGTGTACATCTTCTCTTCGCTGGCCGTGTTTCTCCTCCTGATCGCGTGCGTCAATTTCATGAACCTGTCCACGGCCCGATCCGCCCGCAGGGCACAGGAAGTGGGCATTCGGAAAGTCCTCGGCGCCCAGCGGCAACAACTGATCAAGCAGTTCGTGGGAGAATCCGTACTGTATGCCGTGATCGCGCTCGTCTTTGCGCTGGGACTGGTTCACCTGCTTCTGCCGCAGTTCAACGCGCTTTCCGGCAAGTCGCTGGTGATGGACTACCAGTCCACGTGGCTGGCGCCGGTGCTTTTGGGCATCGCCCTCTTTACGGGCATCGTCGCGGGAGGCTATCCCGCCTTCGTCCTCTCTTCCTTCAGGCCGGTGGCCGTGCTTACGGGCGCGCTGAAAGCGGGCGCTTCCGGTTCACTGCTGCGAAAGGTACTGATCTCTTTCCAGTTTATCGTCTCCATCGTCATGATCGTCGGAACGGTCGTGATCCACGATCAGCTGGCGTACATGCAGAACAAGAAACTGGGCTTCGACAAAGATCACCTGGTGGTCGTTCGTCTGCCGGATGAAGACGCCATCAAGGGGTATCCGGCGTACAAAAACGCGGCCCTGCAGTATCCTGAAATCGTGAACGTGAGTTCTGCGACCAGCGTACCCGGCAGTCCGCCCAGTCTCAACCTGGTTACGCCGGAAGGTGTGCAGGAGGATGAGAGCCCGCTTTACCAGATGATCTGGACGGACTACGACTTTGTGGAAACCATGGATATCAACTTGGTGTCGGGCCGGTCGTTTTCCCGTGAATTCGGCTCGGACTCCACCGCCTGCCTGATCAACGAAGCAGCCGTGCGCGCCCTGGGTTGGGAGAATCCTATCGGCAAGACCTACAGGATTACGGGCGCTTCCGACGACGAGCCTATGCTGAGCGTCATCGGCGTCATGGAGGATTTCCACAACCAGTCCTTGCACCAGCCCATCGAACCGCTGATGATACAGGTGATCTCGGAACCATCCGCGTTCATGGTAATACGAATACAGGGAAGCAACGTATCACGCGGATTGGAGGTGATTCAGGAACAATGGCAGCGGATCTATCCAGGCCATCCCGCCATGGAGTATACCTTTCTCGATGAAGACCTGGAGCAACTCTACCAGGCCGAACAACGGCTGGGTTCCGTGTTCGTTGCCGGCGCCGTCCTTTCCATCCTCATCGCCTGCCTGGGACTGCTGGGCCTCTCGTCCTTCATGGCCGAACAACGGACCCGGGAGATTGGGGTTCGCAAGGTCCTCGGCGCCACGATTACCAACGTGATCCTGCTGTTGTCCAGGGACTTTACGAAGCTGGTCCTGCTGGCATTCGTAGTCGGCACGCCGGCGAGTTACTATGTCATACAGGCCTGGCTCGAGGGTTTCCCCTACCGAATCGAGCCGGGACCGGGGGTGTTCATTCTCGCGGGCCTCGCCGCGTTGTCTATCGCCTGGCTGACGGTGGGATACCAGGCCTTTAAAGCCGCGACCGCCAACCCGGCGGACGCGGTTCACGCAGAGTGA
- a CDS encoding SMP-30/gluconolactonase/LRE family protein, with protein sequence MSFRHAIPIIGLLLAVPLLAAPLQAQEADPPFGDPEFISPDARLEMVFNEGLALTESPAEGPDGMIYFSDITFTTSAGADGIEAGHIWRYDPDTGETTIFRSPSGMSNGIKFDAQDRLIAAEGADQGGRRVTRTDMKTGKAYIIAHEYEGRPFNAPNDVAIDEQGRVYFSDPKYIGNESVEQPVMAVYRIDTDGSIHRIITDAGKPNGVVVSPDQKTLYVVSNDNGSIDLGKITLDIPVHKGRMALLAYDLHEDGSATFRSVLVDYLPEDGPDGLVVDVEGNLYVSERDVTRPGIAIRAPDGTEKAFIPTGVLPTNVGFGRSENSKILYITAGTGLYRIPVMKDGYHLPRE encoded by the coding sequence ATGTCCTTTCGTCACGCTATTCCAATAATTGGCCTGTTGCTCGCCGTTCCGCTGCTCGCAGCACCGCTCCAGGCCCAGGAAGCCGATCCGCCCTTCGGCGATCCGGAGTTCATCTCGCCCGACGCCCGCCTCGAGATGGTGTTCAACGAGGGCCTTGCCCTGACCGAGAGCCCGGCCGAGGGCCCGGACGGGATGATCTACTTCAGCGACATCACCTTCACCACGTCGGCGGGGGCGGATGGCATCGAGGCCGGCCACATCTGGCGATACGACCCTGATACGGGCGAGACCACTATATTCCGGTCGCCCAGCGGGATGTCCAACGGCATCAAGTTCGACGCACAGGACCGGCTCATTGCCGCGGAGGGCGCCGACCAGGGCGGACGGCGTGTGACGCGGACGGACATGAAGACGGGCAAGGCCTACATCATCGCCCACGAGTACGAGGGGCGGCCCTTCAACGCCCCGAATGACGTAGCCATCGACGAGCAGGGAAGGGTGTACTTCAGCGATCCCAAGTACATCGGCAACGAATCGGTGGAACAGCCCGTGATGGCCGTGTACCGCATCGACACGGACGGCTCGATCCACCGGATCATCACCGACGCGGGCAAGCCGAACGGCGTGGTGGTCTCTCCCGACCAGAAGACCCTCTACGTGGTCAGCAACGACAACGGTTCCATCGACCTGGGCAAGATCACCCTCGACATCCCCGTGCACAAGGGACGCATGGCCCTGCTGGCCTACGACCTGCACGAGGACGGGTCCGCCACGTTCCGGAGCGTTCTCGTGGACTATCTGCCCGAGGACGGGCCCGACGGCCTGGTCGTCGACGTCGAAGGCAACCTGTACGTGTCCGAACGCGACGTGACCCGGCCGGGCATCGCCATCCGCGCGCCGGACGGGACCGAAAAGGCCTTCATCCCCACCGGTGTGCTGCCCACCAACGTGGGCTTCGGCCGCAGCGAGAACAGCAAGATCCTGTACATCACCGCGGGTACCGGGCTCTACCGGATCCCCGTGATGAAGGACGGTTATCACCTGCCGCGGGAGTAA
- a CDS encoding aminotransferase class V-fold PLP-dependent enzyme, whose protein sequence is MSVSRREFMGIVSTAALAGVAGSACGNEAAQAPGDATAQVPSGDDPLGVRADFPAATESLYLNTPYIGPSPQPAVDRTIEFLAAKSRDPVLLGDMLDEEEAVREKFSRLIRAQIGEVGLVSSTSEGENIVVNSLGLKAGDNVVIDDLHYMTSLVMYSQLAETLGIETRIVRNVDGVASPEAFADMVDENTKLVSVAWISNRNGYRHDLNALADVAHASGAYLYADAVQGVGMLDLDVGPTGVDFLTTGSYKWLLGGFGVAPFYVRESVMDVVKPDRLGWRMVDERLPDYQYTIYSDARKFGYATPAFAAIYQLSGSLEYLLNVGTDRIEQHTVALAHRLYAGLTEQGFEVFTPPGNQSAIVSFNHGADYETISGQLAEAGVRLSFREGNAQIRVGPALFNNEQDIDAFLDITKGWREAAS, encoded by the coding sequence ATGTCCGTATCGAGACGGGAGTTCATGGGCATCGTGTCGACGGCCGCTCTTGCGGGCGTCGCCGGTTCAGCGTGCGGAAACGAAGCGGCTCAGGCCCCGGGCGACGCCACGGCGCAGGTCCCCTCCGGCGACGATCCACTGGGCGTTCGCGCGGATTTTCCTGCCGCCACTGAATCCCTTTACCTGAACACGCCTTACATCGGTCCGTCGCCCCAGCCCGCGGTGGACAGGACCATCGAGTTCCTCGCGGCCAAGTCCCGTGATCCCGTCCTGCTCGGCGACATGCTCGATGAGGAGGAAGCCGTGCGGGAGAAGTTTTCCCGCCTCATCCGCGCCCAGATCGGGGAAGTCGGCCTGGTGTCGTCCACCAGCGAGGGCGAGAACATCGTGGTCAATTCCCTGGGCCTGAAGGCCGGCGACAACGTGGTGATCGACGATCTCCACTACATGACGTCGCTGGTGATGTACAGCCAGTTGGCCGAGACCCTGGGCATCGAAACGCGCATCGTCCGGAACGTGGACGGCGTGGCTTCGCCCGAAGCCTTCGCCGACATGGTGGACGAGAACACGAAGCTGGTCTCCGTGGCGTGGATTTCCAACCGGAACGGCTACCGCCACGACCTGAACGCCCTGGCGGACGTGGCCCATGCGAGCGGCGCGTACCTGTATGCGGACGCCGTACAGGGAGTCGGCATGCTCGATCTCGACGTGGGTCCGACGGGGGTCGATTTCCTCACCACGGGGTCGTACAAATGGCTGCTCGGCGGCTTCGGCGTGGCGCCGTTCTACGTGCGGGAATCCGTGATGGACGTGGTGAAACCCGATCGCCTGGGGTGGAGAATGGTGGACGAACGGCTGCCCGACTACCAGTATACGATTTACTCCGACGCCAGGAAGTTCGGGTATGCCACACCGGCCTTTGCGGCGATCTACCAGCTTTCCGGGTCGCTGGAGTACCTGTTGAACGTGGGCACCGACCGGATCGAGCAGCACACGGTCGCCCTGGCGCACCGCCTGTACGCCGGACTGACCGAGCAGGGGTTCGAGGTCTTTACGCCGCCCGGCAATCAGTCCGCCATCGTGTCCTTCAACCACGGCGCCGACTACGAAACGATCAGCGGGCAGCTCGCCGAGGCGGGCGTCCGGCTGTCCTTCCGGGAGGGCAATGCCCAGATCCGCGTGGGTCCCGCCCTGTTCAACAACGAGCAGGACATCGACGCGTTCCTGGACATCACGAAGGGCTGGAGGGAGGCGGCCAGCTAG
- a CDS encoding D-cysteine desulfhydrase family protein — protein sequence MTLLPAPREIDVTNTRELADWLYQLPDLPRAPLVQLPTPIHRLAHFGSHLGGPELWIKRDDLTGLAGGGNKSRKLEFLVGDALRTGADTLVTVGAIQSNHTRQTAAAAARCGLRCALMHCAWTRDAGPGYRHVGNILLSNILGAELYLDDRERSIEDKSPLEDLSEHLRGKGHQPYLIPGGASDHPLGSMGYVACAAEITRQSRDQDLHFDYVVHCTGSSSTQSGLIAGFAAMEAATRVIGVSDDNEVEIKKSRVLRLANATLETLALPQRVRPDDVEIMAATADPYGVANEEVLHGIQLLARSEGIMADPVYEGKAIRGLLNLAGEGRFEPDSRILLMHLGGTPAVHAYAGQFPPVEFTRFEP from the coding sequence ATGACCCTGTTGCCCGCACCGAGGGAAATCGATGTGACGAATACACGGGAACTCGCCGACTGGTTGTATCAGTTGCCCGACCTGCCTCGCGCCCCGTTGGTTCAACTGCCCACGCCGATCCATCGACTCGCGCATTTCGGCTCGCACCTGGGTGGACCCGAGCTCTGGATCAAACGCGACGATCTGACCGGGCTGGCGGGGGGCGGAAACAAGTCGCGCAAGCTGGAATTCCTGGTGGGCGACGCCCTGCGAACGGGCGCCGACACCCTGGTCACGGTCGGGGCCATCCAGTCGAACCACACCCGGCAGACGGCGGCCGCGGCGGCTCGGTGCGGGTTGCGGTGCGCGCTAATGCACTGCGCCTGGACCAGGGATGCGGGACCCGGATACCGGCACGTGGGCAACATCCTGCTCAGCAATATCCTGGGCGCCGAACTCTACCTGGACGACCGCGAACGATCCATCGAGGACAAGAGTCCGCTTGAAGATCTGTCCGAACACCTGCGCGGGAAGGGACACCAACCTTATCTCATCCCGGGCGGTGCATCCGATCACCCACTGGGCAGCATGGGCTATGTCGCCTGCGCTGCCGAGATCACGCGGCAGTCGCGCGACCAGGACCTTCATTTCGACTACGTGGTGCACTGCACGGGCAGCAGCAGCACGCAGTCCGGACTGATCGCCGGTTTCGCGGCGATGGAAGCCGCCACGCGCGTGATCGGCGTGTCGGACGATAACGAGGTCGAGATCAAGAAGTCGCGGGTACTGCGATTGGCTAATGCTACGCTGGAGACCCTGGCCCTGCCGCAGCGCGTCCGTCCCGATGACGTTGAGATCATGGCCGCCACGGCCGATCCCTATGGCGTCGCGAACGAAGAGGTGCTCCATGGGATCCAGCTTCTCGCGCGCAGCGAGGGGATCATGGCCGATCCCGTCTACGAGGGGAAGGCGATCCGCGGCCTGCTCAACCTCGCGGGCGAAGGGCGGTTCGAACCGGACTCGCGGATACTGCTCATGCACCTGGGCGGCACCCCGGCGGTCCACGCCTATGCCGGGCAGTTTCCCCCGGTGGAGTTTACGCGATTCGAGCCTTGA
- a CDS encoding UDP-N-acetylglucosamine 1-carboxyvinyltransferase, producing MASLIVEGGKPLTGTVVPSGNKNAVLPILCATLLTDETVTIRNVPDITDVQKIVTFLEALGSRIDWDRDAGSLQVNNAGFHDDTGEVALPEGMRSALLLLPGLLHRTRSIRFANVKGCALGVREIDPHVELLRALGGRIVSEDPIEFELNGRFRGDRIWQDYVSVTGTENFIMAAVLGEGRSTLVNAACEPNVQDLCHFLNTLGARIEGIGANVLHIQGVDRLGGGTVEITPDHHEITTFLAVGAMTGGEVRVEQAIPHHFDLINRCFRKLGVAIEYEGDTALVRNGQPHRIENPFTSNILAKIEAAPWPYLPADLLPLMIPLAIRAEGSIMFWNKVYEGAFFWISELVKFGAHAVINDPHRIIVFGNRPLQPATVEAPYIIRAAVALYMTAASIPGTSVINGAESINRAHPNFVENLRALGAEVSWDGLEEE from the coding sequence ATGGCCAGTCTGATCGTTGAAGGCGGAAAGCCCCTTACCGGCACGGTCGTTCCGTCCGGCAACAAGAACGCCGTACTGCCCATTCTCTGCGCGACCCTGCTGACCGACGAGACGGTGACGATCCGGAACGTGCCGGACATCACCGACGTGCAGAAGATTGTCACGTTCCTCGAGGCCCTGGGTTCCCGGATCGACTGGGACCGGGACGCCGGTTCGCTTCAGGTCAACAACGCCGGATTCCATGACGACACCGGCGAGGTGGCCCTGCCGGAAGGCATGCGCTCGGCCCTGCTCCTCCTGCCCGGCCTGCTGCACCGAACCCGGTCCATCCGCTTCGCGAACGTCAAGGGATGCGCCCTCGGCGTGCGGGAGATCGACCCGCATGTGGAACTGCTGCGCGCGCTGGGAGGCCGCATCGTTTCGGAAGATCCCATAGAATTCGAGCTGAACGGCCGTTTCCGGGGCGATCGGATCTGGCAGGATTACGTATCGGTGACCGGGACGGAGAACTTCATCATGGCCGCGGTCCTGGGCGAGGGCCGATCGACCCTGGTCAACGCGGCGTGCGAGCCCAACGTGCAGGACCTGTGCCACTTCCTCAACACCCTCGGGGCACGAATCGAGGGCATCGGGGCGAATGTCCTGCATATCCAGGGCGTGGACCGGCTCGGCGGCGGCACGGTGGAAATCACGCCCGATCATCACGAGATCACGACGTTCCTGGCCGTAGGCGCCATGACGGGCGGCGAGGTGCGGGTCGAGCAGGCCATACCCCACCATTTCGACCTGATCAACCGCTGCTTCAGGAAACTGGGCGTAGCCATCGAATACGAGGGTGATACCGCGCTGGTGCGGAACGGCCAGCCACACCGGATCGAGAACCCCTTTACGTCCAATATCCTGGCCAAGATCGAGGCCGCGCCCTGGCCCTACCTGCCCGCCGACCTCCTGCCCCTGATGATCCCCCTGGCCATCCGGGCCGAGGGATCGATCATGTTCTGGAACAAGGTGTACGAAGGCGCCTTCTTCTGGATCTCGGAACTGGTCAAGTTCGGTGCCCACGCGGTCATCAACGACCCCCACCGCATCATCGTCTTCGGTAACCGTCCCCTTCAGCCGGCCACCGTGGAAGCGCCCTACATCATCCGGGCAGCCGTGGCCCTGTACATGACCGCCGCGAGCATCCCGGGCACCAGCGTCATCAACGGCGCGGAGTCCATCAACCGGGCCCATCCGAATTTCGTGGAGAACCTGCGCGCCCTTGGCGCGGAAGTGTCGTGGGACGGGTTGGAGGAAGAATGA